The sequence below is a genomic window from Ischnura elegans chromosome 2, ioIscEleg1.1, whole genome shotgun sequence.
TAATCATGTACATTTATAAGTATTAGACCCGGTTAATAACAAGTATCTGATTTTTTCCCCTTAGGTTAGTACCTATAACTAACCCTACGGCTATCTCGCCAGCATCTTCTGCTTCCTCAAAGGTATTTAACAGAGTGGGAGAGGTTTTTCCATTGGTGTGCATTGTCTGCGTGtacattttactaatatttttgtttcatcgtCTTTTTTTACAGATTCGTCAGAAATTCTTGGAGGCGCAGAATGCGTACTCTTTCGTTAAAAAAGAAGAGATGGAGTACGAAAAAAGATATGCCTTATCGAGGGTGGAAAATCTTCCAACGCGATATGGGCTAAAACTTGTCGGGCATGTGGAATTGTCCGgaagaatttggaaaataataaaaatcttccGGGCGTTTTAAATTTAACACCATCGGAGATTATGCTATTAAATTACGAAGGGGTAAATATGAACGTTTatagggataaaaataattttttttaaattgagtaattaaaaaaaaattatttttgtctttatatactctcattttattcctatatttatcccttttttaatcttgttatatttatcctttttttaattttgctatatttatcctttattaaaaaaaatgtattgcttGATATTATATACTCATATTATCCCCTTGCTTTATTTATGCCTTTCTTTAATCTTGTTATATTTAtcctttattaaaaattattattattatgtaaataaaattgtacctaaatgtttaataatctaaatatttaaaagcgTTGAGTGAAGTTAAAAGAAATTGAAGACATGGTTATTGACTTGTTGTTTATAAAGAGGtgtaaaagtattttatataatagttTGCTTATTTGttaaaaagaatgttttttaaaatgtttaatttgtttcGTTTTTGACGTGATGCGGAACGCAATACTTTAATTGCatctgttaatgaaattgttaattttttaacaagATATAACTTGTATTGTTTAATTTGGCACCCGCTGATAAGCCAATGTCGGCTTAGCGGAAGCAGAATGTTTacgatttcaattgaaaatttaaagtgttgtataaaacattatttcttgtatacatattttgtaaatgaattatttttattaaaaaaatgtacacaccttatttacctttccacttcgattaattttccgaatattatactcctattttctatttttttttcgtggATTAACTACTCCTGTATAATGCTACGATAAAACCATAATTAAGCTATGCATCAGATAAGCTacgccatgactcttttaatctgtaaaacgtgatcaactaaccTGCCTGCAACATTGCTAAACGAAACGTCCAAGAGACATCTGCAAGGCTGGGAACTTCGAAAAACAACAAGGAGTAATATACTTGGATTTGaatttctcttttaaatgataggtaatGGAATGATGATTTGAAATCAATGTAGTATCTTGTAATAATATGTGATAATTAAATATGGAGAATACAGCTTCCACTAATCGAATacaatcattttaatccttcaatCCGTTTGTTGTCTTGATCTCAAATGAAATGAGTTGACTTTGCTGGTTACTTTTTCGGTATATTACTTTGCGTAATCACTATCGTATTGATTCGAttataaatgttgtcgttgcaatGTGATGAAATCGAAATGCATTTTTGTCGAAGACGAAAGCGTTGGATACCAACACGCGGAAGGAGGTTCGTAACTTGGAGAGGTAAGACAAATATGTTGGAATTCTACCAGAGAACAGCTTTTGTTGCCAAGTGGGATTTGGGTGAATACGAGCTGCCAAGTGGATGGAGACCGATGCGTGACTTGGATCGATGTCGACGGTTGTATGGTCACTGCGTTCTTTCGATTTCCATTGTGTTATATTTCAATTGGTAATAACTTTTCCGAGAAATTGCGCCAGCTCGATCCGAATTACTCTACTATTATGCTATCAGATAATCTTTCTATGCAACAGTAGGAATGCGTCGTTAGCTCCTTTGCATCCTAagccatgcaaatattttatatcaggTCTCCTTTGCATTTATTCCTATCCACCTGTATTTCCACTACTATATTCATCAGACAATCAGACATACATTGGGCTTCCACATTTGTAAAGACCATTTTCATGGGCGATATATTCAGCGGTGTGCATCGTGCAAGTTAATTGTACTGAAAACCTAATGACCAGGTCATGAGAAGTGTCCGACATCCTTCAtggtctttttattttaaaagcctGTTTGCACGATATATTATCTCGTAAAAGTAAaacatgaacgattttggtggaccggaacggaacatatcCGACTGCATGCAAGGGCGGgaccaggatttttttctaggaGTCTTCACATATTtaggattaaaaactacatgcaacaattactgtacgaaatatactcttaattgtaatataaaagtaatttgcctgtatatttttatattaaaatataaaatttattgatgtttgtgttaaaaatttcgtctattttttaagcgtctggggtggGGGCCACGAGCTCCCTGTCCCCCCCGTAATTCGCCTATGATTGCATGGACTAAATTAGGGCTGGTTcttttttctattcatgcattcgtaaaaagttgggtggttacacggaaCATTTTTGTGTTTATTCACGCTCGTCGTAACCTACCTTTCTCTTAAATCTACCAAATTCTTTCTTATAACTGCGATTTAGGGTCTCAGGGAATAACCCCATTGAATTATTTGTACCTTTAAACTTCTGACGTCCGAAATTATGTAATTCTCGCGTATGAAAAGTTTGTGTTGTTAGCCTCTCAACTTTTTCCTAATCGCAAAGCTTCCCTTTGCTTACTCAAGAGTTTCCATTTCATAAACCGAATGCCATCAGTACCCAATTATCTCTAGTTCTTCACCTGTCACTTTCCCCACCTTGCTTTTCTTGTGTGTGTACAATGTGTGTATCCTGAATCCGTAGTCACTTGATGTTAGGAATTCACGAGGAGAGTCCTCGAAAATTTCGTGATCGTGCTTCCTCAAATCGAATGGACGAATTCTTTGTTCTTCGAAATGTCCCATGTTTTGACGCCAAATTTATGTCATTATAGCTGCTCGAAAATGTCGAGGTCTTGTTTATGCTTCTCTGCTATTTGCCTATAACTCGTTTTTTTGCAAAACTTCCAAGCTCTTTCCTGAAATTTATTTCCCTTCcatctctttttttccttatggTAGCCGTGGAACGGATTCCTTTATTTTGCTCAAAGTGTATCATTCAACCTTTACCCCCACCCGCTTCCATTTATACATGTTATTTGCACTAATAGGAAGATTAGATTCAATGGTGTCAGACGAGATGTTATGGAACATGTTACGAGAGTTAATAAAGAAAAGATCTTGCAATGCCCACTTAGACTTTTAATTGAGTACAACGAGTTTCAACGCTACTGCGCCATCATCATGTGCACTGGGTTTTTAAGGTAGAATTTTTCTTTATATAGTCTGCGAGAACCATCCTCCTCGCTCCCATTTTCGCACCAGTCCTCATACCCAGTCTCGCAGactaaatgaaaaaattccacctTTAAAAACcagtgtacctgatgatgatgcagAAGCGTTGAAACTCGTTGTTCTCAATTAAAAGTCTAATTggacattgaaaaatcattttttattaatcttcCAGGAGGTATTACACCTGAAAATTTACGCCAAAGCGTTGAACTCCATCGTACCTGAACAAATGAATGTTAGCAGGAATTATCGAGTGTAGAATTGtgaaataagagatattttcctAATAAAAGTGCATAAATATTCAGATTCTACTGATAATTTTCATTGGAACAGAACAGGATATGACCGTATGCAAATCAAATAGTCCAAATACTTGTGCAGCTAATTTCACCCCGGTGTTCGTTATCTTTGGCAGAAATTAGACTATAGAAATATCGCTTCTCTAATCGcagaagtttattattattttaaattaatagttcTTCAAGAACCGAATTCCTTTCATATAATATTTGAACCTAACAGTAGTGGAGAAGAATTATCAGAAAATCTTATGATCATAGTCCTTTCGCAATAACATTATTTGCTGAcagttattaataattaattattattattattagttattttagGTTCGAACTTCATTCATATCAATGACCAGattagaattataaatttatttccaaccgCATCTTGTATGTCTTGTCGCCTTtgcattaataattcttttttatgcaCTTCCGTTCGTATATATTTGACCGAAACGTGGATGAATAAATATCGTCTACTATGATGCAAGATCCTGAACCATTCCTGGAGGCTCATTACCTTGTAGAGGCTTTACCTGCATAAGCTATACTCTACATCTACATCGCAGTGCAGGTCTCATTTCTTTTTGCCCTCGCCCAGCTTTTGCCACCGCTCACATCCTTCGTCTGAACCCTATCATTTCCTGAAGGTATAAGCTTTGGGACTCAAGGGGTACCCCAAGGATGCATTATGGGTCCCTCGCTCTTTCCTGTTCGTTCTCTACCGCCACCACTAAGACATCTCATTACCGTGGCGGTATTGAATGCTTACATGCTCCCAGCATCGATTGACAACGATCCCTTTCTTCTCacgcgattttttttttcattttactccaGTCCATGCTTGGATAAAAATCCTCCGGATCCGCATTTCTCCACCGCGAATCTCATACGGTCTTATGtcgagtataaaaaaatattttttctttcaactcttcGTTTTCGACCTATCTTggtttcttcatttttatctttcGTGAAAGAGGTGACGGTTTTGAGAAGAGAAAGAATCGAAAACGAGGGACTAATGAAGGTAAGTCTGGGTTCATTTCGTAATCCACGAGATGGTTGGAACAAGCAGCAAACGAGCTCCTTTGAGCTAAAATACGCCGCAGATTTTTTCAAGGTTTATCAATCTGAAAAGAGACACGCATGTTCTGTATGATGTTCCATTGAGTAGATTTCGTCACCCTAAaatcttattaatattttaattcgttTAGCCGTTAAAATTATTGTTCTGATTGACTTTAATTTCTGTATTAAAAATTACTTCTCGCGAAAATACTAACATTTATGCAGCATGTAATTCTAATTTCAATTAGGGATCGTCGATCTTGGTAATTTTTATCGTGGCATTTTCTgttaatatttaccaaaataattttGGACGCTTGATTTTGTGCACGGAAATGGGAAAAAGTgactaaatgaaataatatataatgtgAATTTTTGTGTCTGAGAGAGCTACCTAAATTTTAGGCCCAATTGAAAAAACgtcaaaaatttacttaaaataaacaaactcaccgactcattaaaaaaaaatattatcagtgaAAAAAAGTGTTCTTTCTTTTTACACCTCGAAAAGTCCAGTGTGAGGCTGATATTGGTTTCGCAATATTTCAATATTGGCGCATGCGCAGTGACAAAGTTACGCTCTTCTTATCGTAGCTTAAGGTTACGGTAGGCACctagcaatattttaaaatgatgagttctaatgtataataattattatacctAGTTTGATTTAAAATATGGGTTTGGCTACAAAGCAAGTGgccgaaagaaaaattataataaatgtctATTGTAGAAGTTACCCACTGGTTGAAATTGACGAAGCAGCTTCATAAGGTGAGATTCCATATTTTTAAGCCTTAAATTTTCAAAGGCTTTATAGACGCATCCATTAGTCTGAGAAAATGTGTCATAGCTGAAAATAGTGACGATTCTTCGCACTTTTCTTTTCCTACTGGATTGAAACGCATCAAACGGGTATACTCGTGTGTTGTTGTTAGCGAAAGCACCAACTTTTTGACCTTAAAAACGAATATTGTGAGCCTAGGACTAAATACCGTTCTCTAGTTAATTATGCAATGCCCGCCACCTTTCTGGAACCCCAATAAGGAGAATAATTAACTGTAGACTGGGAATTCTTCAAGAGAGATTGTTTCAAAGTATTTCCATACTTCTTCATACCATATTATatccccttattttatttatttgcatattgTGCATGTAGGTACAATAAATTCGACGGCGTTTTTCCCTTCTTCTTTGCCTATGCgatatttatatcattattagATGGTTATAATCATTCTACCTTGCAGTTCCCCCTTCCGAAGAACTCCATTGTAACGACGTACTCGTTTAATAACGTCCTGAAATGGATGTTATCAAAATGCTGAATATTGAGGAAGAATGTGAAAGGAAAATTTACGGATTTAATTAAAATAGAGGAGAAAGAGAATATTGAGATAAAAGTTACTTATCCAAAAGGTTTTTCTGCCAAGTGCTTCCTTTCACTGTCAGGTTTTAAGTCATTTCTGAAATGATCtcaaatttaactaaaaaaaaaaaagattcttttCGGCTATCTGAAAATAATTATCGGTATTTTGATTCAGCGTACTGTGCTACTTTATCTGCGACTCATTATCGTCAATTGTATTTTCTCCCGTTTATTTTAAGACAGTCTTTTGTTATGCCTGACACCTTTTACAACTGATATCACTAGCGTTGTTTACCATGAATCTTTGCTTTCCTTTTAATCTCTGAATTTTCTGATTAAGAATCGGACTAGGGCAATTTTCTGATTAAATATCGGAAGTAAGGCATTTCAACgaaaaatatcagaaatatcaaaatatcagaaaaaatcaCTCTCGCCAGACTCTTCAAACTCTTCAAGGAGTAATTTCTTCCAGCATCACCCTTGAGAAGCGCGAATCCTCCCGAGTAATGACAGTCTTATCCTTACCTTATCCAAATCAATCCTCCCGAGTAATTATAAGTTTTAGACAGTCTTTTGTTATACTTATAATTGTTACAGTTGGTAACACTGGCATTGTTTACCATAAATCTTAGCTTTCATTTTAATCTTATGAATATGattttaatcttataattatgatgaagtattggagtaattaaaaaaaacggcaaTGGTAAGAATGTGTTCGCCCTGGCCAGAACCTTCAGACTCTTACAGGAGTACATTCTTCCAACTTCACCCTTGAGAAGCGCGAATCCTCTCGAGTAATAGGTTCGACCCGTCTCTCGCCATTATgacactctttttttttctcttccccgaCCCCTTCAACCCTTGTCCCCTTCCAGCCACCTTTCATAAACCTTCGACCCTTCACTCTCgctcttttttttctcatcagCCCGGACAAGTTGATTCCCCTCGTGTGGCCTTTTAGCTCATCTTTCTCAGCTCGTCGCATCGATTTAGTATTCCATTGCATCCTCAGATCTCACGTGgaccgaatagggtggtttccttcatcaaagaaaacgaaaggcattgattgcgactcgttacccaccattagtgtattcataatacacaaattatttggtttttgaaatagcggtttagacgaatggcaagggtcaaattttatcctcatttgaaaaacgccagattggcgcccatgcgattcccctccacgtgacgtcacagggacctagtttctacacgagaggataggagttatacatcgtctgaggttaccaatgcatgcatgaggcacagagctcagggaaacatgtcttaataatcacctattaaaactggctaaggtcggaaagttttcttcgtttgataaggtattaataaaccttttttaagccaagcgctaccagccagcaaggtactcaactacccgctagcaacctgcgtcctatcagcgctcagagcctcgatcaagtcacctcacaaggcgggagggggaaccagaaatgcgtcgcacggactttttcccatcattcctacttacgcgtcgcgttttcgcgcgcttgaaatttttcacttttcatttaatcacgaaaaatagatatcgtcatttaaaaatctaaaagcgtgaaatacgtactccaggagtaataatctttcgatttaggcaataaaaaaataataggaaaccaccctattatcagaGTCAATGCTTCTATTGATGTGTTAGCAGTATGAAATAAATGGTGGGGTATGGtaatttgtgaaaatccattctagGATATGAGGTgaagatactttgcacttttccacttaaatatttatttaaaaagtagtCAACATTTTTCACTTCACTGTAGCAACCGCAGACATCACGATAGTCCTGCTGATGCTGTGgtgcagtgaaatattttgattcctttttaaataaatacttaagtgGAAAATATCCTCTGCTATTAATACTGGAATTTTGATTTAATATCGTCGTATGAATCCATTGGAGTAATGTACCGGCTGCACGGCCATAGGGTAAGGAACTTTTGAAAAGTTGGTGCATAGGTATTTAAtagcaaatttgaaaaaataaggctTAAGGTATATTTGAAGCTTATATGGATGATCGACCTATACTGAAGTAACACCATATACCCTTATTTATTCGAGAAAAGGTGTTATTTTCCAATTCCCTCAATGCAATTAATAACATTCTGTTCAAACTCTCCTAAAAGATATGGAGAGTTTGATATTTCCCCAAAAATTGGCCTCCAGCCGCAGACTTTAACTGAACGCTGCTCATAAGAAACATTTTATTATGactatgaaaatatattaagtgGGTCACTGCTTTGATTGAGATAATCGAAGGAAAGAGTAGTAAATTGTGTATAGCTTTTAGCTCATCTTTCTCAGATAGTCGCTCCGTTTTCGTATTCTGTCGCATCCTCAGACCTCACGCGGACCGAATTATCAGAGCCAATCCTTCTATGGAAGTGTAATACCCGAACTTTGATTTCATATTGTCTTACGAATGTATTGGAATTATGTACCGGCGGCAGAGCCATAGAGTTAGGAACCTTGGAGAAGTTGGTCCGTAGGCAGGCCTGGGCAAATTACAGGCCTGGTCTAAACACAGGTCTAGGACTTCTGGAAATAAAATATACCgctccaaatatatttgaaatgcaaaatacaaattacctttgacttgggtatttgaaaaacaaacgacaaaatagtatttcaaataccttttgaaatacaaaatacattagtatggaaactaagagatcttaaaaaatataacctgccttggctgtatatagttgcaaacatgaataaAACGACTATAtataacgaaaacgaagtaatctctgaagcataatgttaacgaagtgttatcagagctacttcaaaagtattttacaaatctattttttattttagaatgggaaaacacgaaaaatctgtatttgaattaccaaatgtaaaattacaaatataacacaaattacaaatatatttcaaatacgtattttaaaatacttgtattaccAAACATTTTCCCTAAAATTGGCTCCAGCCGTAGATTTTAACCGAACGCTAATCTTGAGCTCGtggaattattttgcaaattgttatttttattatgattataaaaatgtatttagtaGCTCACTACTTTCGTTGAGAGATtcaagaaaaagaataataaaataaattgatgaaatacATCGTCTCCATCTGCTATTTTGAAGTGAAGCTACAATGCTTGtgagagctacttcaaaagtggTTGTTTTTCAACTTGTATTATTACTAcgttaaaataatgcatttagtGGATAGGTACTGATTTTATGGAGAAACTCGCTAATGCTCGCAAACACCGTATCTGCCTCCTTTGCTGAGATAATATTTCACGAATTGCACGATTTgacgaaaattaaaattgcaccGATCGGTGTGAATAAAGGGGaccgggttgatgtggtggctagagtgttggcttcccacctggtaggctcgggttcaaatcccggcagtggtggagaattttcagagactgcctaatccctgcttgaatgttgtgtggagggcatttcaagcgctacactccgtccgtcggatgggacgttaagccgtggtccccttgccgcctttcg
It includes:
- the LOC124153966 gene encoding uncharacterized protein LOC124153966, whose product is MCLQNSREYQVQQVSPICTGRSSPASIFKLQAKSTFSYPVNKLDVKQKGLEHVTTAQDTTIVNTDAGLSTSTGLVPITNPTAISPASSASSKIRQKFLEAQNAYSFVKKEEMEYEKRYALSRVENLPTRYGLKLVGHVELSGRIWKIIKIFRAF